One genomic segment of Belonocnema kinseyi isolate 2016_QV_RU_SX_M_011 chromosome 2, B_treatae_v1, whole genome shotgun sequence includes these proteins:
- the LOC117168455 gene encoding cell growth-regulating nucleolar protein, whose protein sequence is MVVFTCNNCGDSLQKPKVAKHYQFSCRHNPIDLTCVDCHKDFRGDEYVKHTKCITEDERYGGKGFTPKASANKGERKQQEWINVVQNLLNTSTNLTSAERNILNTLSKYENIPRKKAKFLNFIRSCLGNRVNMSVIESLWAKMEDSFKQSMTNNQPQTPNGSSSQNGKADQSENNVMENQNNENISRENGDSVEQDENADNQNTANGVESAKEKKKKKKSKKRALESDETKEEEPVVKKRLENGSEEATEVSVSQEDTDGSKFLWKSNIIEIVTAKGEISLKKLRKKVVARYLNYCSNSVSSEKATSKFDKKFKKVTEISIVDEKVKLS, encoded by the exons ATGGTAGTATTCACGTGCAACAACTGCGGCGACTCTTTGCAGAAGCCAAAGGTTGCCAAACATTATCAATTTAGTTGCCGACATAATCCTATCGATCTTACGTGCGTTGATTGTCATAAGGATTTCCG GGGGGATGAATATGTCAAACACACAAAATGTATAACTGAAGACGAACGATATGGTGGAAAAGGTTTTACTCCCAAAGCAAGTGCCAATAAAGGAGAACGAAAGCAGCAAGAATGGATCAACGTAGTTCAGAACTTACTCAATACTTCGACGAATTTGACATCTGCAGAACGAAATATATTAAACACTTTATCAAAATACGAAAACATTCCAAGGAAGAAGGCTAAGTTTCTAAACTTCATCCGCAGTTGTTTGGGAAACAGAGTTAATATGTCCGTTATCGAAAGTCTCTGGGCCAAAATGGAAGATTCCTTTAAGCAATCCATGACGAATAATCAACCTCAGACTCCAAATGGATCCA GTTCGCAAAACGGCAAAGCAGATCAATCGGAGAACAATGTCATGGAAAACCAAAATAACGAAAATATAAGCAGGGAGAATGGAGATTCAGTCGAGCAGGACGAAAATGCAGATAACCAGAATACTGCCAACGGTGTCGAATCTGcaaaagaaaagaagaagaaaaagaagtcaAAGAAGAGAGCTTTAGAATCTGACGAAACTAAGGAAGAAGAGCCTGTAGTGAAAAAAAGACTAGAAAATGGTTCGGAGGAAGCAACTGAAGTTTCTGTATCTCAAGAGGATACCGATGGTTCTAAGTTTCTCTGGAAAAGTAATATAATAGAGATTGTGACTGCCAAGGGAGAAATATCATTAAAGAAATTGCGGAAGAAGGTTGTTGCtcgatatttaaattattgttcaaacagCGTTTCTTCGGAAAAGGCAACTTCTAAGTTTGATAAGAAGTTTAAGAAAGTGACTGAAATTAGTATTGTTGACGAGAAAGTGAAATTATCATAA
- the LOC117168453 gene encoding DNA repair protein complementing XP-G cells homolog isoform X1, with amino-acid sequence MGVLGLWRLLDPTGKPVPVETLEGKVLAIDISIWIHQVLQGYQDRRGDSVPNAHLLGLFHRICKLLYFKIKPVFVFDGGVPMLKKNTIVSRRKQKSVAVSKAQKLKNDLISNLIKQVAVKDVLDKRNSQGEISPLKETSRILTKSSSVTDMYKLSEQPSTSKAQPGDFDFDHVSDHDSSEESSPRKQSKWIGNIHSVNVNSHEFKSLPADVRYDILTDLKETRKQNSWGRIHEMPQVLNDFSSFQMQRLLKRRTVQESLEVAEKEMGGKTLTLEELDTLLTELGVNTSERDDSAYRIASDSTTRVIFVNDKTSQEEKVISNGAKVSDSDAESNSNGASIPLRRDSTSCAGSDDEVSFLHNIHEYDLDDEDWDFPEVELATPQAKSKKTVRSNSTMDTVMKYMLEYSSLPQEQILALLEQNKKNKSTKSLKRKKEKVSKKSRKEKANDRNKQIEEEDLKHADVPERKESVDSSSDSDFIEIPNVSLDEKPPSLEISETVDEEVKVSEVPEIKSESSDSDSDFITIEDVPIPEATFTPEKKEKTSFEVIVKPDKILEEDLFADVFAIERAETPRIVGAENVEDKVNHACRNLNFQNFENNITNILPDEEGDKVEPSKVESPISVNKYSTNPSDNITSQESIETSEITSSIEGSQSSSQDSKSVPLPISEKDLLSTKDKLQDEQRELSGNIGKLERQAMDVTDQMRSEAQELLRLFGIPYVIAPMEAEAQCAYLEQINLTDGTITDDSDIWLFGGKCVYKNFFNNNKRVLQFRSCDIEHNLKLAREQMIQLALLVGSDYTSGLPGIGPVTAMEILAAFPSEGDDALRGLINFSAWVKSGKIPGPGRTSLRNKLKNVQILKGFPSQAVVQAYLKPTLDESNEKFTWVKPNLTLLSDYVRHKFGWTKLKFEEVINPVVKKLTEGTSQKSISEYFKVQIVPKFTDKNLSKRVLTAVKRLGCEAIEEVPEKEDKDRKKKMKTVKGKSNQKKEKAVENVSQGKEINQNLGENEMIYENPLMDQIVNPSNVEDDLISPQKPYSSEKNISLSRSSEEFIPQREKKKANALKNKMRAIEVFNNSKKKTSRAKKARRPPRKELKEADLSESSSSS; translated from the coding sequence ATGGGAGTACTTGGCTTATGGCGTTTACTGGATCCAACTGGAAAACCTGTACCTGTTGAAACTCTGGAAGGAAAAGTTCTAGCTATTGATATTTCAATATGGATTCATCAAGTCTTACAAGGCTATCAGGATCGTAGGGGCGATTCTGTACCCAATGCACATCTTCTCGGGCTTTTCCACCGCATTTGCAAACTTTTGTACTTCAAAATAAAGCCAGTCTTTGTTTTCGATGGAGGAGTTCCAATGCTTAAGAAGAATACAATCGTCTCTCGGAGGAAGCAAAAATCTGTTGCTGTCAGTAAAGCACAAAAGTTGAAAAACGATTTGATAAGTAACTTGATCAAACAAGTTGCTGTGAAGGATGTACTTGACAAAAGGAATTCACAAGGAGAAATAAGTCCCTTGAAAGAAACCTCTAGAATTCTGACCAAGTCTTCCTCGGTTACTGATATGTACAAATTATCTGAACAGCCAAGTACGAGTAAAGCTCAGCCTGGCGACTTTGATTTTGATCATGTGTCCGATCATGATTCTTCTGAAGAATCAAGCCCTAGGAAGCAATCCAAGTGGATCGGAAACATTCACAGTGTCAATGTAAATAGCCATGAATTTAAAAGTTTGCCGGCTGACGTCAGATACGATATTCTCACTGATCTCAAAGAGACGAGGAAACAAAACTCGTGGGGTCGAATACATGAAATGCCGCAAGTTTTGAACGATTTCTCAAGTTTTCAAATGCAGCGATTGCTGAAACGCAGAACAGTTCAAGAATCATTAGAAGTTGCTGAAAAAGAAATGGGAGGCAAAACTTTGACTCTGGAAGAATTGGACACACTTTTAACCGAACTAGGCGTCAATACATCTGAGCGTGATGACAGTGCCTACCGAATTGCATCCGATAGTACTACGAGAGTTATTTTTGTCAATGATAAAACTAGTCAAGAAGAAAAAGTTATCAGCAATGGTGCAAAGGTATCTGACAGTGACGCGGAATCCAATTCGAATGGGGCATCTATTCCATTGCGACGTGACTCTACTAGTTGCGCAGGATCAGACGATGAAGTCTCTTTTCTCCATAATATACATGAATACGATCTAGATGATGAGGATTGGGATTTTCCAGAGGTTGAATTAGCAACGCCTCAAGCAAAGTCGAAAAAAACTGTTCGAAGCAATAGTACGATGGACACTGTTATGAAATACATGCTGGAGTACAGCTCATTGCCACAGGAGCAGATTCTTGCTCTTCTtgagcaaaataagaaaaacaagtCCACGAAATCTTTAAAACGGAAGAAGGAAAAAGTATCAAAGAAGTCCAGGAAAGAAAAGGCGAATGATAGAAATAAACAAATCGAAGAGGAAGATCTAAAGCATGCAGATGTTCCAGAAAGAAAGGAAAGTGTAGATTCAAGTTCCGATTCTGATTTCATCGAAATTCCTAACGTTTCCTTGGATGAGAAACCCCCTTCCCTGGAAATATCTGAAACAGTTGATGAAGAAGTAAAAGTTTCGGAGGTACCGGAAATTAAATCAGAAAGCAGTGACTCCGATTCCGATTTTATAACCATAGAAGACGTTCCAATTCCCGAGGCGACATTTAcgcctgaaaaaaaagaaaaaactagttTTGAGGTAATAGTCAAACCTGATAAAATCTTAGAAGAAGATTTATTCGCAGATGTGTTTGCCATAGAACGAGCAGAAACGCCAAGGATTGTTGGGGCAGAAAACGTCGAAGATAAAGTGAACCATGCATGTAggaatttgaactttcaaaacttcgaaaataATATCACCAACATCTTACCGGATGAGGAGGGCGATAAAGTTGAACCCAGCAAGGTAGAGTCTCCCATAAgcgtaaataaatattcaactaaccCTTCGGACAACATTACTTCGCAGGAATCCATCGAAACATCAGAGATAACGTCTTCTATTGAAGGTTCGCAATCTTCGAGTCAAGATTCAAAATCTGTGCCTTTACCTATCAGTGAAAAAGATCTTCTCTCAACGAAGGATAAACTTCAAGACGAACAAAGAGAATTGAGTGGCAATATAGGAAAATTGGAAAGACAGGCTATGGATGTAACTGATCAAATGCGGTCAGAAGCTCAAGAACTCCTACGACTTTTTGGAATACCCTATGTAATAGCACCTATGGAAGCAGAAGCTCAATGTGCTTATTTAGAACAAATCAACCTTACTGATGGAACCATAACAGATGATTCGGATATTTGGCTCTTTGGAGGGAAGTGTGTTTACAAGAATTTCTTCAATAACAACAAAAGAGTCTTACAATTTCGATCTTGCGACATTGAGCATAATTTGAAGTTGGCAAGAGAGCAAATGATTCAACTCGCTCTATTAGTGGGTAGCGATTATACTTCAGGGCTTCCAGGTATAGGGCCCGTGACAGCTATGGAAATTCTTGCCGCTTTTCCCTCTGAAGGAGATGATGCGCTACGAGGcttgattaatttttcagccTGGGTCAAATCTGGCAAAATTCCTGGACCTGGCCGAACTTCCCTTCGGAATAAACTGAAGAATGtgcaaattttgaaaggatttccgAGCCAAGCTGTCGTTCAAGCCTATCTTAAGCCCACGCTTGATGAatctaatgaaaaatttacatgGGTCAAGCCTAACTTGACTCTTTTGTCTGACTATGTGAGGCATAAATTCGGCTGGACCAAACTCAAATTCGAAGAGGTGATTAATCCAGTTGTGAAGAAACTGACTGAAGGCACTAGCCAAAAGAGTATCTCAGAGTATTTCAAGGTGCAGATAGTACCGAAATTTACCGACAAGAATTTGAGCAAACGAGTTCTGACAGCAGTGAAAAGATTGGGATGTGAAGCGATTGAAGAGGTTCCTGAGAAAGAAGACAAAGACAGGAAAAAGAAGATGAAAACGGTAAAAGGCAAGAGTAATCAGAAGAAAGAAAAGGCTGTCGAAAATGTATCACAAGGCAAAGAAATTAATCAGAATCTAggggagaatgaaatgatttatGAAAATCCGTTGATGGATCAGATTGTTAATCCGTCGAATGTCGAGGATGATCTCATTAGTCCGCAAAAACCTTATTCGTCTGAAAAGAATATTAGTTTAAGTAGAAGCAGTGAAGAGTTCATACCCCAGagggaaaaaaagaaagcaaatgctttgaaaaataaaatgcgaGCTATAGAAGTGTTTAACAATTCAAAGAAGAAAACTAGTCGTGCTAAAAAGGCAAGGAGGCCTCCACGCAAAGAATTAAAAGAAGCTGATCTTTCTGAAAGCAGCAGCAGTTCTTAG